From the Phyllostomus discolor isolate MPI-MPIP mPhyDis1 chromosome 7, mPhyDis1.pri.v3, whole genome shotgun sequence genome, one window contains:
- the LRTM1 gene encoding leucine-rich repeat and transmembrane domain-containing protein 1, whose product MKGELLLLSSVIFLLQMACGCPEKCHCHSNSVDCSQQGLAEIPPNLPPQTLTLHLQDNQIHQLPAFAFRSVPQLRTLNLCNNSLSTLAPRAFHGLQHLEVLNLTQNSLHSLENRQFHSLSQLRELDLSFNNISHLPTSLGEHWENLTVFAVQQNQLQQLDRGILESMPSVKFLFLKDNLWKCNCHLLGLKLWLEKFIYKGGVMDSIICASPDTWKGKDLLKIPHELYQPCPFPSSELESSQVQQLASAHWAVPRTPESHSMEERDQTECELKPKPRPANLRHAVVTVIITGVACGILCLMMLVAAIYGCTYAAITAQYRGGPLAQTNEPEKTEGKELFDSSPA is encoded by the exons ATGAAAG GTGAACTGCTCCTGCTTTCAAGTGTGATTTTCCTGCTCCAGATGGCGTGTGGCTGCCCGGAGAAGTGTCACTGTCACTCAAATTCTGTAGACTGTAGCCAGCAAGGTCTGGCTGAAATTCCTCCCAATTTGCCTCCTCAGACTCTAACGCTGCATTTACAAGATAACCAGATACACCAGCTTCCTGCTTTTGCATTTAGGTCAGTACCACAGCTCAGGACCTTAAACTTGTGCAACAATTCCCTTTCAACCCTGGCCCCTAGAGCTTTCCACGGACTTCAGCACTTGGAGGTATTAAACCTAACCCAGAACTCCCTGCATTCCCTGGAAAACAGACAGTTCCATTCCCTCTCACAGCTGAGGGAGCTTGATTTGTCATTCAACAACATCAGCCACCTTCCCACCTCCCTGGGTGAGCATTGGGAGAACCTAACTGTATTTGCGGTCCAACAAAACCAGCTTCAGCAGCTGGATCGGGGGATCCTGGAATCCATGCCCAGCgtgaagtttttatttctcaaggACAACCTCTGGAAATGCAATTGCCACTTGCTTGGTCTTAAACTCTGGCTGGAGAAATTTATCTATAAAG ggggaGTAATGGACAGTATTATCTGTGCATCACCAGATACCTGGAAGGGAAAGGACCTCCTTAAAATCCCCCATGAGCTGTACCAGCCCTGCCCTTTCCCTTCTTCAGAGCTGGAATCCTCACAGGTGCAGCAGCTGGCTTCTGCCCACTGGGCTGTCCCAAGGACTCCTGAGAGCCACAGCATGGAGGAACGAGACCAAACCGAGTGTGAACTCAAACCCAAGCCCAGGCCGGCTAATCTGCGTCATGCTGTGGTCACCGTCATCATCACTGGGGTTGCATGTGGGATCCTGTGTCTCATGATGTTGGTGGCTGCCATCTATGGCTGCACCTATGCAGCTATCACAGCCCAGTACCGTGGGGGACCCTTGGCTCAAACCAATGAGCCcgagaaaacagaaggaaaagagctcTTTGACAGCTCACCAGCGTGA